The following proteins come from a genomic window of Athalia rosae chromosome 1, iyAthRosa1.1, whole genome shotgun sequence:
- the LOC105693353 gene encoding probable 28S ribosomal protein S26, mitochondrial: protein MLRSTMMVSASMTNNSLGILSVLPNPICVQSVRWWRKPRWVPMAKSKIFRIPERPKIPVDEQLELKRLHDIYKTHVRSIRRHIRDMIGSSVVKLDEELHLKEEQEDFERCWKINEDWNAARAKEREVRLAEEWKIRSEQILETMVIKDQYRKDKLETIEEKVKQLKEASKHFITADNIDQAIEDALDNPVNYNWAMDSAGTIYRGKYIKPEFEIKDKQLRHQQRN from the exons ATGTTGCGATCAACGATGATGGTCAGTGCGTCGATGACCAACAATTCTCTCGGTATACTGAGTGTATTGCCTAATCCCATTTGTGTACAAAGTGTTCGTTGGTGGCGAAAACCGCGGTGGGTGCCCATGGCCAAGAGTAAAATATTCAGGATACCGGAGAGACCAAAAATACCCGTTGATGAGCAGCTTGAATTAAAAAGACTTCATGACATCTATAAAACTCACGTCAGATCCATACG gcgGCATATAAGAGATATGATAGGATCATCTGTGGTAAAGCTTGATGAGGAATTGCATCTAAAAGAAGAGCAAGAAGATTTTGAGCGCTGCTGGAAGATAAACGAGGATTGGAATGCAGCTAGAGCAAAGGAAAGAGAGGTACGATTAGCCGAAGAATGGAAAATCCGCAGTGAACAGATACTCGAAACAATGGTTATTAAAGACCAGTATCGGAAAGACAAGCTTGAAACAATTgaggaaaaagtgaaacagCTTAAAGAAGCATCCAAGCACTTCATAACAGCGGATAACATAGATCAAGCTATAGAAGATGCTCTAGACAATCCCGTCAATTATAATTGGGCAATGGATTCTGCTGGCACTATTTATCGTGGAAAATATATCAAACCAGAGTTTGAAATTAAAGACAAGCAATTAAGACATCAGCAGCGTAATTAA
- the LOC105693387 gene encoding mothers against decapentaplegic homolog 4 isoform X2 produces MVGLAGGGAHLYPSPMPPNPELREMTGIAPSAPTSADACLSIVHSLMCHRQGGESEGFSKRAIESLVKKLKEKRDELDSLITAITTNGAHPSKCVTIQRTLDGRLQVAGRKGFPHVIYARIWRWPDLHKNELKHVKYCQFAFDLKCDSVCVNPYHYERVVSPGIDLSGLTLQSGVGVGPGGRLVKDEYTVGGGGGGGGGTGMDVDGEINQTIQHHPPPPPPPPNNPQPSQQAFIPGLPPPNPAGNEGMFVAGGSAGGGNPQTKLEENNCPRQTWIPTPHHPASRNMHHPVVHPIGHSVGNQQQTLNPTGSTAGNSQILNTAQGQSTEPFYGAATSPQDLNQPPTSVDALAASLGGGQSSPVSPVHMHHQNGFAVATVANPYNTGAPQWTGANTLTYTQSMQPPDHRHLHAASYWGTGHGGDVGGSLGGLLSTQPAPEYWCSVGYFELDAQVGETFKVSSGCPTVTVDGYVDPSGGNRFCLGALSNVHRTEQSERARLHIGKGVVLDLRGEGDVWLRCQSEHSVFVQSYYLDREAGRAPGDAVHKIYPSAYIKVFDLRQCHKQMRGQAATAQAAAAAQAAAVAGHLTHGAPITKSLSAAAGIGVDDLRRLCILRLSFVKGWGPDYPRQSIKETPCWIEVHLHRALQLLDEVLHTMPIDGPRGIE; encoded by the exons ATGGTCGGACTCGCGGGTGGGGGAGCACATCTCTATCCCTCGCCGATGCCCCCCAATCCCGAGT TAAGGGAAATGACTGGTATAGCTCCGAGTGCACCTACCAGTGCCGATGCATGTCTCAGCATAGTCCACTCGCTTATGTGCCATCGTCAAGGGGGAGAGAGCGAGGGGTTCAGCAAGAGAGCGATAGAATCTTTGgtcaaaaagctgaaa gaaaaaagagatgaactGGACAGCCTTATAACAGCGATTACAACCAATGGAGCTCATCCTAGTAAATGTGTGACCATTCAGCGGACGCTCGATGGCAGACTACAGGTAGCAGGACGAAAGGGATTCCCCCATGTGATTTATGCTAGGATTTGGCGCTGGCCTGATCTTCACAAAAATGAGTTAAAACATGTGAAGTACTGCCAATTCGCGTTTGACCTCAAATGCGACTCAGTATGTGTCAATCCTTACCATTATGAAAGGGTTGTTTCACCTGGAATAG ACCTGTCTGGGCTGACGCTGCAGTCTGGTGTTGGAGTTGGTCCGGGAGGCCGTTTGGTCAAAGACGAATATACTGTGGGAGGtggaggaggcggaggaggaggaactGGAATGGATGTAGATGGTGAGATCAATCAAACGATTCAGCACcatccaccaccaccacctccgccACCCAACAATCCGCAACCTTCTCAACAAGCCTTCATTCCTGGGCTACCACCGCCTAATCCAG CTGGAAATGAAGGCATGTTTGTCGCGGGCGGGAGTGCGGGTGGTGGCAACCCACAAACCAAACTGGAAGAGAACAATTGTCCTCGACAAACGTGGATACCCACGCCACACCACCCTGCATCTCGTAACATGCACCATC CTGTTGTTCACCCTATTGGGCATTCAGTAGGAAATCAACAACAGACATTGAATCCAACTGGAAGCACTGCTGGTAATTCACAAATCTTAAATACTGCTCAAGGACAGTCCACTGAACCTTTTTACGGGGCAGCTACATCTCCACAAGATCTGAATCAACCCCCAACCAGCGTTGATGCGTTAGCTGCATCTCttg GGGGTGGCCAGAGTTCACCCGTATCACCTGTTCATATGCATCATCAGAATGGATTTGCAGTTGCGACTGTGGCGAATCCTTATAACACTGGAGCTCCTCAATGGACGGGAGCAAACACTCTCACGTATACCCAGAGCATGCAGCCACCAGATCACCGTCATCTTCACGCAGCATCTTACT GGGGTACTGGACATGGAGGAGATGTTGGTGGAAGCTTGGGAGGTTTATTATCCACACAACCAGCTCCTGAATACTGGTGCTCGGTAGGTTACTTTGAACTGGATGCCCAGGTCGGCGAAACTTTTAAAGTCAGCAGTGGGTGTCCAACTGTAACGGTGGATGGATACGTTGATCCTAGTGGTGGAAATCGCTTTTGTCTCGGAGCATTGAGTAACGTACATCGTACCGAACAAAGCGAGCGTGCTCGTCTTCACATTG gtaAAGGAGTGGTGCTGGACCTTAGAGGTGAAGGTGACGTTTGGCTTCGTTGCCAAAGTGAGCATAGTGTTTTTGTTCAATCATATTATCTCGATAGAGAGGCTGGACGAGCACCTGGTGACGCTGTGCATAAGATTTATCCATCTGCTTATATCAAGGTCTTTGATCTTCGTCAATGCCACAAGCAAATGCGAGGGCAAGCTGCCACTGCtcaagctgcagcagcagcacaaGCGGCTGCTGTTGCTGGTCATTTGACTCATGGCGCACCGATTACCAAAA GTCTAAGTGCGGCAGCTGGTATTGGTGTGGACGATCTACGTCGACTGTGTATCTTGCGTCTGAGTTTTGTAAAAGGATGGGGACCAGATTATCCTCGACAGAGTATAAAAGAAACGCCCTGTTGGATCGAG GTTCACTTACATCGAGCCTTGCAGCTTCTAGATGAAGTGCTGCATACGATGCCAATCGACGGGCCACGTGGTATTGAATAA
- the LOC105693387 gene encoding mothers against decapentaplegic homolog 4 isoform X3, whose product MVGLAGGGAHLYPSPMPPNPELREMTGIAPSAPTSADACLSIVHSLMCHRQGGESEGFSKRAIESLVKKLKEKRDELDSLITAITTNGAHPSKCVTIQRTLDGRLQVAGRKGFPHVIYARIWRWPDLHKNELKHVKYCQFAFDLKCDSVCVNPYHYERVVSPGIDPFFTDLSGLTLQSGVGVGPGGRLVKDEYTVGGGGGGGGGTGMDVDGEINQTIQHHPPPPPPPPNNPQPSQQAFIPGLPPPNPAVVHPIGHSVGNQQQTLNPTGSTAGNSQILNTAQGQSTEPFYGAATSPQDLNQPPTSVDALAASLGGGQSSPVSPVHMHHQNGFAVATVANPYNTGAPQWTGANTLTYTQSMQPPDHRHLHAASYWGTGHGGDVGGSLGGLLSTQPAPEYWCSVGYFELDAQVGETFKVSSGCPTVTVDGYVDPSGGNRFCLGALSNVHRTEQSERARLHIGKGVVLDLRGEGDVWLRCQSEHSVFVQSYYLDREAGRAPGDAVHKIYPSAYIKVFDLRQCHKQMRGQAATAQAAAAAQAAAVAGHLTHGAPITKSLSAAAGIGVDDLRRLCILRLSFVKGWGPDYPRQSIKETPCWIEVHLHRALQLLDEVLHTMPIDGPRGIE is encoded by the exons ATGGTCGGACTCGCGGGTGGGGGAGCACATCTCTATCCCTCGCCGATGCCCCCCAATCCCGAGT TAAGGGAAATGACTGGTATAGCTCCGAGTGCACCTACCAGTGCCGATGCATGTCTCAGCATAGTCCACTCGCTTATGTGCCATCGTCAAGGGGGAGAGAGCGAGGGGTTCAGCAAGAGAGCGATAGAATCTTTGgtcaaaaagctgaaa gaaaaaagagatgaactGGACAGCCTTATAACAGCGATTACAACCAATGGAGCTCATCCTAGTAAATGTGTGACCATTCAGCGGACGCTCGATGGCAGACTACAGGTAGCAGGACGAAAGGGATTCCCCCATGTGATTTATGCTAGGATTTGGCGCTGGCCTGATCTTCACAAAAATGAGTTAAAACATGTGAAGTACTGCCAATTCGCGTTTGACCTCAAATGCGACTCAGTATGTGTCAATCCTTACCATTATGAAAGGGTTGTTTCACCTGGAATAG ACCCGTTCTTTACAGACCTGTCTGGGCTGACGCTGCAGTCTGGTGTTGGAGTTGGTCCGGGAGGCCGTTTGGTCAAAGACGAATATACTGTGGGAGGtggaggaggcggaggaggaggaactGGAATGGATGTAGATGGTGAGATCAATCAAACGATTCAGCACcatccaccaccaccacctccgccACCCAACAATCCGCAACCTTCTCAACAAGCCTTCATTCCTGGGCTACCACCGCCTAATCCAG CTGTTGTTCACCCTATTGGGCATTCAGTAGGAAATCAACAACAGACATTGAATCCAACTGGAAGCACTGCTGGTAATTCACAAATCTTAAATACTGCTCAAGGACAGTCCACTGAACCTTTTTACGGGGCAGCTACATCTCCACAAGATCTGAATCAACCCCCAACCAGCGTTGATGCGTTAGCTGCATCTCttg GGGGTGGCCAGAGTTCACCCGTATCACCTGTTCATATGCATCATCAGAATGGATTTGCAGTTGCGACTGTGGCGAATCCTTATAACACTGGAGCTCCTCAATGGACGGGAGCAAACACTCTCACGTATACCCAGAGCATGCAGCCACCAGATCACCGTCATCTTCACGCAGCATCTTACT GGGGTACTGGACATGGAGGAGATGTTGGTGGAAGCTTGGGAGGTTTATTATCCACACAACCAGCTCCTGAATACTGGTGCTCGGTAGGTTACTTTGAACTGGATGCCCAGGTCGGCGAAACTTTTAAAGTCAGCAGTGGGTGTCCAACTGTAACGGTGGATGGATACGTTGATCCTAGTGGTGGAAATCGCTTTTGTCTCGGAGCATTGAGTAACGTACATCGTACCGAACAAAGCGAGCGTGCTCGTCTTCACATTG gtaAAGGAGTGGTGCTGGACCTTAGAGGTGAAGGTGACGTTTGGCTTCGTTGCCAAAGTGAGCATAGTGTTTTTGTTCAATCATATTATCTCGATAGAGAGGCTGGACGAGCACCTGGTGACGCTGTGCATAAGATTTATCCATCTGCTTATATCAAGGTCTTTGATCTTCGTCAATGCCACAAGCAAATGCGAGGGCAAGCTGCCACTGCtcaagctgcagcagcagcacaaGCGGCTGCTGTTGCTGGTCATTTGACTCATGGCGCACCGATTACCAAAA GTCTAAGTGCGGCAGCTGGTATTGGTGTGGACGATCTACGTCGACTGTGTATCTTGCGTCTGAGTTTTGTAAAAGGATGGGGACCAGATTATCCTCGACAGAGTATAAAAGAAACGCCCTGTTGGATCGAG GTTCACTTACATCGAGCCTTGCAGCTTCTAGATGAAGTGCTGCATACGATGCCAATCGACGGGCCACGTGGTATTGAATAA
- the LOC105693387 gene encoding mothers against decapentaplegic homolog 4 isoform X1 — protein sequence MVGLAGGGAHLYPSPMPPNPELREMTGIAPSAPTSADACLSIVHSLMCHRQGGESEGFSKRAIESLVKKLKEKRDELDSLITAITTNGAHPSKCVTIQRTLDGRLQVAGRKGFPHVIYARIWRWPDLHKNELKHVKYCQFAFDLKCDSVCVNPYHYERVVSPGIDPFFTDLSGLTLQSGVGVGPGGRLVKDEYTVGGGGGGGGGTGMDVDGEINQTIQHHPPPPPPPPNNPQPSQQAFIPGLPPPNPAGNEGMFVAGGSAGGGNPQTKLEENNCPRQTWIPTPHHPASRNMHHPVVHPIGHSVGNQQQTLNPTGSTAGNSQILNTAQGQSTEPFYGAATSPQDLNQPPTSVDALAASLGGGQSSPVSPVHMHHQNGFAVATVANPYNTGAPQWTGANTLTYTQSMQPPDHRHLHAASYWGTGHGGDVGGSLGGLLSTQPAPEYWCSVGYFELDAQVGETFKVSSGCPTVTVDGYVDPSGGNRFCLGALSNVHRTEQSERARLHIGKGVVLDLRGEGDVWLRCQSEHSVFVQSYYLDREAGRAPGDAVHKIYPSAYIKVFDLRQCHKQMRGQAATAQAAAAAQAAAVAGHLTHGAPITKSLSAAAGIGVDDLRRLCILRLSFVKGWGPDYPRQSIKETPCWIEVHLHRALQLLDEVLHTMPIDGPRGIE from the exons ATGGTCGGACTCGCGGGTGGGGGAGCACATCTCTATCCCTCGCCGATGCCCCCCAATCCCGAGT TAAGGGAAATGACTGGTATAGCTCCGAGTGCACCTACCAGTGCCGATGCATGTCTCAGCATAGTCCACTCGCTTATGTGCCATCGTCAAGGGGGAGAGAGCGAGGGGTTCAGCAAGAGAGCGATAGAATCTTTGgtcaaaaagctgaaa gaaaaaagagatgaactGGACAGCCTTATAACAGCGATTACAACCAATGGAGCTCATCCTAGTAAATGTGTGACCATTCAGCGGACGCTCGATGGCAGACTACAGGTAGCAGGACGAAAGGGATTCCCCCATGTGATTTATGCTAGGATTTGGCGCTGGCCTGATCTTCACAAAAATGAGTTAAAACATGTGAAGTACTGCCAATTCGCGTTTGACCTCAAATGCGACTCAGTATGTGTCAATCCTTACCATTATGAAAGGGTTGTTTCACCTGGAATAG ACCCGTTCTTTACAGACCTGTCTGGGCTGACGCTGCAGTCTGGTGTTGGAGTTGGTCCGGGAGGCCGTTTGGTCAAAGACGAATATACTGTGGGAGGtggaggaggcggaggaggaggaactGGAATGGATGTAGATGGTGAGATCAATCAAACGATTCAGCACcatccaccaccaccacctccgccACCCAACAATCCGCAACCTTCTCAACAAGCCTTCATTCCTGGGCTACCACCGCCTAATCCAG CTGGAAATGAAGGCATGTTTGTCGCGGGCGGGAGTGCGGGTGGTGGCAACCCACAAACCAAACTGGAAGAGAACAATTGTCCTCGACAAACGTGGATACCCACGCCACACCACCCTGCATCTCGTAACATGCACCATC CTGTTGTTCACCCTATTGGGCATTCAGTAGGAAATCAACAACAGACATTGAATCCAACTGGAAGCACTGCTGGTAATTCACAAATCTTAAATACTGCTCAAGGACAGTCCACTGAACCTTTTTACGGGGCAGCTACATCTCCACAAGATCTGAATCAACCCCCAACCAGCGTTGATGCGTTAGCTGCATCTCttg GGGGTGGCCAGAGTTCACCCGTATCACCTGTTCATATGCATCATCAGAATGGATTTGCAGTTGCGACTGTGGCGAATCCTTATAACACTGGAGCTCCTCAATGGACGGGAGCAAACACTCTCACGTATACCCAGAGCATGCAGCCACCAGATCACCGTCATCTTCACGCAGCATCTTACT GGGGTACTGGACATGGAGGAGATGTTGGTGGAAGCTTGGGAGGTTTATTATCCACACAACCAGCTCCTGAATACTGGTGCTCGGTAGGTTACTTTGAACTGGATGCCCAGGTCGGCGAAACTTTTAAAGTCAGCAGTGGGTGTCCAACTGTAACGGTGGATGGATACGTTGATCCTAGTGGTGGAAATCGCTTTTGTCTCGGAGCATTGAGTAACGTACATCGTACCGAACAAAGCGAGCGTGCTCGTCTTCACATTG gtaAAGGAGTGGTGCTGGACCTTAGAGGTGAAGGTGACGTTTGGCTTCGTTGCCAAAGTGAGCATAGTGTTTTTGTTCAATCATATTATCTCGATAGAGAGGCTGGACGAGCACCTGGTGACGCTGTGCATAAGATTTATCCATCTGCTTATATCAAGGTCTTTGATCTTCGTCAATGCCACAAGCAAATGCGAGGGCAAGCTGCCACTGCtcaagctgcagcagcagcacaaGCGGCTGCTGTTGCTGGTCATTTGACTCATGGCGCACCGATTACCAAAA GTCTAAGTGCGGCAGCTGGTATTGGTGTGGACGATCTACGTCGACTGTGTATCTTGCGTCTGAGTTTTGTAAAAGGATGGGGACCAGATTATCCTCGACAGAGTATAAAAGAAACGCCCTGTTGGATCGAG GTTCACTTACATCGAGCCTTGCAGCTTCTAGATGAAGTGCTGCATACGATGCCAATCGACGGGCCACGTGGTATTGAATAA